From Oryza sativa Japonica Group chromosome 4, ASM3414082v1, one genomic window encodes:
- the LOC9268987 gene encoding uncharacterized protein, which translates to MLNHSPSHSRPGSLSPLLRVLLPSRAAAERPPPLNSISYPEPAGACRVAMEFPSSTSPSPSPSSGQHQQQPTTPRRQLQGPRPPRLNVRMESHAIKKPSSGAAAAAAQAQAHQLPAQAQARREQQQPPPRAPVIIYDASPKIIHAKPNEFMALVQRLTGPGSGPPAPPHQGEAQAQDYPMMDEAAAQQFFPPELLLSPSAAMSPAARLATIERSVRPMPEPAPEYVDITNGGGGGGVDDGGLAAILGSIRPGILSPLPSSLPPAAVPGQFSPLPFDASCISWLNELSPILRAASAGAASSGSGGGGSGGNTSNGGAARPPPSYYADPFVPSPRHLLATPTVPSPATCAELFSNLPDL; encoded by the coding sequence ATGTTGAACCATTCCCCTTCCCATTCCCGACCCGGCTCGCTGTCCCCCCTCCTCCgcgtcctcctcccctcccgcgccgccgccgagcgcccgccgccgctgaacTCCATCAGCTACCCCGAGCCCGCGGGGGCCTGCCGGGTGGCGATGGAATTcccgtcgtcgacgtcgccgtcgccgtcgccgtcgtccgggcagcatcagcagcagccgacgacgccgcggcggcagctTCAGGGCCCGCGCCCCCCGCGGCTCAACGTGCGGATGGAGTCGCACGCCATCAAGAAGCCGTCGTccggggcggccgcggcggcggcgcaggcgcaggcgcaCCAGCTGCCGGCCCAGGCGCAGGCGAggcgggagcagcagcagccgccgccgcgggcgccggtGATCATCTACGACGCGTCGCCGAAGATTATCCACGCCAAGCCCAACGAGTTCATGGCGCTCGTGCAGCGGCTCACCGGCCCGGGGTCggggccgccggcgccgccgcatcaGGGGGAGGCCCAGGCGCAGGACTACCCGATGATGGACGAGGCCGCCGCGCAGCAGTTCTTCCCGCCGGAGCTGCTGCTCTCGCCGTCGGCCGCGATGTccccggcggcgaggctggcgaccaTCGAGAGGTCCGTCCGCCCGATGCCCGAGCCGGCGCCGGAGTACGTGGACATcacgaacggcggcggcggcggcggggtcgacgacggcggcctcgcggcgaTCCTCGGCTCGATCCGGCCAGGCATCCtctccccgctcccctcctccctcccgcccgccgccgtccccggccAGTTCTCGCCGCTCCCGTTCGACGCGAGCTGCATCAGCTGGCTCAACGAGCTGAGCCCCATCCTCcgggccgcctccgccggcgccgcctcgtccggcagcggcggcggcggcagcggtggcaacaccagcaacggcggcgccgcccgcccgccgccgtcctacTACGCCGACCCATTCGTCCCCAGCCCACGTCACCTCCTCGCCACGCCCAccgtgccgtcgccggcgacctgcGCCGAGCTCTTCAGCAACCTGCCGGATCTctag